Part of the Candidatus Aminicenantes bacterium genome, GCTCGATTCATTGAGCCCCTTTTTACGCGGAATTTCCAAGTTTATTCCGGCCACGTATTTCCTGCGCATTATCCGCGGCGTCGTGTTGAAGGGTTCGCAGTTTGAGCATTTCATTTTCGAGGGCATGATGCTCATCCTACTCAGCGTCATCCTGCTCACGGCGGCCGTTGTCAAATTCAACCTGCAGAGAAAGGCAGTCCAATGAGATTACGCTATTTGATCAAGAAGGAATTGATTGAGGTCATCCGCCAAAAGGAGCTGCTGTTCCTGATTTTTGTGGCTCCCATCCTGCAGATCATTGTCCTCGGTTATGTGATTTCCACCGACATCCGCAATATCCCGGTTGGCATTGTCAATCTGTCGCGCGCCCAGACAGCCGAGCAGGTCATCCAGCGTATCCGCTGCAGCCCGCTTTTCAACGTGCGCCAGGTAACGCGCCAACCCGAAGATTACCTGGCCCTCCTCAAAAAGGGAACGGTGAAATCCATCATTATTTTCCGCGACTCGCTTGACCGGAAAAGGCAAATCCTGAGATATCCCGATGTCCAGATTTTAATGGACGGCGTCGATTCCAATACCTCGCTGATCTCTGCCGGTTACTTTAACGGCATCATCAAAACCACTATTCTCACTGATATTTCCAGGCGGGGACAAGCATTGCCGTTGCAAGCCAGGACCATCTTCCGCTTCAATCCCGAGTTGCGCAGCATCAATTTCATGGGACCGGGGATCGTTGGTTTTTTGCTGACCATTCTAACCATATTCCTGACTTCGGTTTCCCTGGTGCGGGAAAAGGAGCAGCAGACGCTTGA contains:
- a CDS encoding ABC transporter permease, which codes for MRLRYLIKKELIEVIRQKELLFLIFVAPILQIIVLGYVISTDIRNIPVGIVNLSRAQTAEQVIQRIRCSPLFNVRQVTRQPEDYLALLKKGTVKSIIIFRDSLDRKRQILRYPDVQILMDGVDSNTSLISAGYFNGIIKTTILTDISRRGQALPLQARTIFRFNPELRSINFMGPGIVGFLLTILTIFLTSVSLVREKEQQTLDTLLISRLNAFEIYIGKALPAALIGIVDMIIGLLVVVLWFGIPFRGNILELALAALVYMAAILAYALLISVLASTQQQAMFFGWFSLLIFLLMSGFFTPIENIPPGLRFVSAINPLRYLMKIIREIFLKGNGIAFFWKDLLALSGIAVTLVSISLLNFKRFISK